One genomic region from Balaenoptera acutorostrata chromosome 1, mBalAcu1.1, whole genome shotgun sequence encodes:
- the RABGGTB gene encoding geranylgeranyl transferase type-2 subunit beta encodes MSEYLRMSGIYWGLTVMDLMGQLHRMNREEILTFIKSCQHECGGISASIGHDPHLLYTLSAVQILTLYDNINVIDVNKVVEYVQSLQKEDGSFAGDIWGEIDTRFSFCAVATLALLGKLDAINVEKAIEFVLSCMNFDGGFGCRPGSESHAGQIYCCTGFLAITSQLHRVNSDLLGWWLCERQLPSGGLNGRPEKLPDVCYSWWVLASLKIIGRLHWIDREKLRSFILACQDEETGGFADRPGDMANPFHTLFGIAGLSLLGEEQIKPVSPVFCMPEEILRRVNVQPELVS; translated from the exons ATGTCTGAATATTTGAGAATGAGTGGCATCTATTGGGGTCTGACTGTTATGGATCTCATGGGACAGCTACATCGCATGAATAGAGAAGAAATTCTGACATTTATTAAGTCTTGTCAACACGAGTGTGGTGGAATAAGTGCTAGTATTGGACATGATCCTCATCTTTTGTACACTCTTAGTGCTGTCCAG ATTCTTACTCTCTATGATAATATTAATGTTATTGATGTAAATAAAGTCGTGGAATATGTTCAGAGTCTACAGAAAGAAGATGGTTCTTTTGCTGGAGATATTTGGG GAGAAATCGATACAAGATTCTCTTTTTGTGCGGTGGCAACTTTGGCTCTATTG GGGAAGCTGGATGCTATTAATGTGGAAAAGGCAATCGAATTTGTTTTATCATGTATGAACTTTGATGGTGGATTTGGTTGCAGGCCAGGTTCTGAATCCCATGCTGGGCAG ATCTATTGTTGCACAGGATTCCTGGCTATTACTAGTCAGTTGCATCGAGTAAATTCTGATTTACTTGGTTGGTGGCTTTGTGAACGACAGCTTCCATCAGGTGGACTCAATGGAAGGCCAGAGAAG TTACCAGATGTATGCTATTCTTGGTGGGTGTTGGCTTCCCTAAAGATAATTGGAAGGCTTCATTGGATTGACAGAGAGAAACTGCGTAGTTTCATTTTAGCATGTCAAGATGAAGAAACGGGAGGATTTGCGGACAGGCCAGGAGATATGGCAA ATCCTTTTCATACTCTatttggaattgctggattgtcaCTTTTGGGAGAAGAACAGATTAAACCTGTTAGCCCTGTTTTTTGCATGCCTGAAGAAATACTTCGGAGAGTGAATGTTCAGCCTGAACTAGTGAGCTAG